TCTCCTAGAAGATATCAAAGATATAAAAGATGCTACTCGTGTAGCTGAGCGGATTCAGGCAACCTTAAAAGCCCCCTTTAACCTGAATAATCATGAAGTGTTTACGAGTGCTAGTATTGGCATTGCTCTCAGTTCCACAGGATATGAGCGCAGCGAAGATATCTTGCGGGATGCTGATATTGCCATGTATCGGGCAAAAGAACTCGGCAAAGCCCGTCACGAAATCTTTGATAAAATTATGCATGCTCGCGCCCTAGAATTGTTGAGATTGGAAAATGATTTGCGACGAGCATTGGAACGGCAGGAATTTGAAGTTTATTATCAACCGATCACGTCATTAGTAACAGGGATGCTAACCGGATTTGAAGCACTGGTGCGTTGGCGACATCCAGAACTTGGTTTAGTCTCTCCAGCAGAGTTTATCCCAGTTGCTGAAGATACTGGACTGATTATTCCTCTGGGAGAGTGGGTACTTCATGAAGCTTGTCGTCAACTGCGGATGTGGCACACCCAATTCCCTACACCAGAGCCATTGAAAATGAGTGTCAATTTATCGGGCAAACAGATTAAGGAGCCGGATCTAATTGAGCAAATTGATCATATTTTAGCAGAAACAGGTTTAGATGGCAGTTTTTTAAAGCTAGAAATTACTGAAAGTATCTTAATGGAAAATGCTGAAACTGTCACCAAGATGCTGCTACAATTGAGAGCCAGAAATATCCAGTTGTCAGTGGATGACTTTGGCACAGGATATTCATCCTTAAGTTACTTACATCGCTTTCCCGTGAACACTCTCAAAATTGATCGTTCTTTTGTTAGCAAGATGAATCCGAAAAATCGCAATACTGAGATTATCCGAACGATTATTACTCTCGCTCATAGTTTAAGAATGGATGTGATTGCTGAAGGTGTAGAAACTCTCGAACAATTGACTGAATTAAAACTATTAAACTGTGAACAAGGACAAGGGTATTTATTTTCTAAACCGTTAACTAAGTGTGCCGCCGGACTTTTATTAGGCGGAATTCCTCAGTGGTAAGTTGTGGAATAGATTTTACAATTAAAAACATTGACAGACCCCTGCTTTTGTCTTCGTGTAAGGGTGACCTACTTGCACAAATCAACAACTATAGCAACCGCCATAGCGGTTAGGACACATCATTTATGTAGAGACGCGCCATGGCGCGTCTCTACAATGGTGCCGAAAGTCCTAGTCGATGTGTCTACTGCTATACTTATTCAGCCAGCCCTATTCTCTTAATCTAAATAGCGGTTGAATCTCCTGTCCTGATTCCACAGTAATTGAGACAAAATTCGCCCAATATTCGCTGCATCATCAACGCCGCGATGGTGTGTACCTTGCAACGACAGCTTGAGCAAAAACAGGGCTTTTAACATACCAACTTCCTTCTGTAACGAATAAGCCAGAGCAAACCATGTCTTCACATTGATATGGCGCGAGTCAAACGGATACTCAACGCCAAAGGATTGACATTGTTTTTGAAATTGATTTTTATCATACTCCCCATAACTTGCCCAAACTCGTTGATGGGATAAATACCGTTTTTGGAGACGTTCACAGGCTTGAGCAAAGGACATGCCTTGATCCACTTGTTCCTGGGTTAATGTGGTTAACTCCGTACAAAACTCACTTACCGTTGAGCGTTCAGGTTTAACCAACATACTCTCTGTCTTAACAGCGGAATGGGAATGGCAATCCAGCAGACAAACCCCAATTTCGATAATTTCGCTTTCTTGTCCCGGTGGCGGTTTTCCTTGCCAGCACGTCGCTTCGACATCAATAACCAGAATTTGGTCGATTTTTCTAGACATAGTTCTGCTGCTTCTCAGATTCCCTAACCAGGGCGGGTTGAGTAAAGTTAAAGGTTGTCTCCAAAGCGTTATCAGTCAAACCCGCCCCTACAACCTGGCTTACTTTGCTTTATTATGTATGGTTTAAGCAAATTTCATCATAAACGCCCTCAGACGCTAAGATGGGACTAATTTAACTTAACCGACATTTGAGATTTTAGAGAAATTGCTATCTGAGCCACTGATTTCTACCAAATTTCCGGGTGATATATTCAAACTCGCCAATGGGTTAACTGTCATTCACCAGCATTTACCCGCAACACCTGTCGTTGTGGTTGATGTCTGGGTGAGGGCTGGGGCAATTGTCGAACCCGATGAATGGTGCGGGATGGCTCATTTTTTGGAACACATGATTTTCAAAGGGACACAGCGACTGGTTCCCGGTGCATTTGATCAGGTGATTGAACGTCATGGAGGGCTGACAAATGCGGCGACTAGCCACGATTATGCCCATTTCTTCATTACCACCGCCGCTCAATACCTTGACGAAACCTTACCCCCATTAGCGGACTTACTGTTATCGCCAGCGATTCCTGACATCGAATTTGATCGCGAACGAGATGTGGTTCTAGAAGAAATTCGCTCCTGTTACGACAATCCTGACTGGTTAGGTTTTCAGGCACTCTCAGAAATAATATACCAATATCACCCCTATAGGCGCTCGGTTTTGGGTAGCGAAGAACAATTGAGGGCGCACACGTCTGAGCAGATGCGCCGTTTCCACGGGAGTCACTACCAACCGGAGAATATGACAGTGGTGATTATTGGTGGGGTAGAACAAGAATCAGCGCTAAATTTAGTCAATCAGTCTTTTACCTCGTTTGCCACTCCTGGTGATTGTCCCCACTTAACCGCCGAAGCCGAACCCCCGATGACTGAGATTCGGCGTCAGGAACTGTATTTACCCCGAATTGAACAAGCCCGTCTATTTATGGCTTGGGTGGGACCCGGTGTGGATCAGTTAAAAGATGCTTATGGTTTAGATTTACTTTCGGTATTATTAGCCGATGGACGCTCGTCCCGGTTAGTGAGACAATTACGTGAGCAAGATCGGCTGGTTCAAGATATTGGCAGTGGTTTTTCACTCCAGCGGGATTCTAGCTTGTTTACGATCAATGCCTATCTTGAGCCTGAGAATTTAGAGCAAGTCGAAGCGTTGATTTGTCAGCATTTACTAGGACTACAGCAGAAACCTATATCCTCTGAAGAAATGCGTCGCTGTCAGCGATTATTGTGTAATGACTATGTTTTCTCTACCGAAGCTGCTGGTCAAATCGCTGGATTGTATGGATATTACAACACGATCGCATCCGCAGAATTAGCCGTAACGTATCCCGCTCAAATTCAACGACTGACTCCCGTAGACTTGATGCACTTAGCGCAGCGTTATCTTTCTCCTTATCATTATGCCGTAACTGTTCTAAAACCCGTGAGTGAAGATTTGCTGATGGGAGAATTATTTTGAGAGACGCGCCATGGCGCGTCTCTACATGGTGCGTCTGTAGGGGCGGGTTTGACGACTATCGTTTCTTATCCTTACCCGGATGCAACTAAACCCACCCCGACCAAATTTTGAACTTTAAATTATCAATTATGCCTTCTAGTCTAACTGCCTCACCCCAACAGTCCATTATCCATCGCACGGTTTTAGATAATGGTATTGTCGTTATCGCTATCGAGAATTCAGCCGCTGATATTATTGCCTCTCGCCTATTTTTTCGCACGGGTAGCCAACGAGAACCACGAGATAAGGCAGGATTAACCCATCTCCTAGCGGCTGTTTTGACCAAAGGAACCCAAGACCTGACCTCAATTGAAATCGCCGAACGAGTCGAATCAGTCGGCGCTCAACTGAATACAGATGCCGCCACGGATTACTTTTTATTATCGCTGAAAACGGTATCCTCCGACTGGCTAGATATGTTAAAGCTAGCGGGGCAGATTTTGCGATCGCCTAGTTTCCCGGAAACTGAGGTAGAATTGGAACGCTATCTAACGATTCAGGATATTCGTTCCCAAAAAGAACAACCCTTTAGCGTTGCTTTTGAGCAGTTGCGACAGGCATTATATCAGGATCACCCCTATGCTGTCTCTGTATTGGGTACAGAAGCCACGGTTTCTGAATTGTTACCG
This is a stretch of genomic DNA from Coleofasciculus chthonoplastes PCC 7420. It encodes these proteins:
- a CDS encoding 3'-5' exonuclease; amino-acid sequence: MSRKIDQILVIDVEATCWQGKPPPGQESEIIEIGVCLLDCHSHSAVKTESMLVKPERSTVSEFCTELTTLTQEQVDQGMSFAQACERLQKRYLSHQRVWASYGEYDKNQFQKQCQSFGVEYPFDSRHINVKTWFALAYSLQKEVGMLKALFLLKLSLQGTHHRGVDDAANIGRILSQLLWNQDRRFNRYLD
- a CDS encoding M16 family metallopeptidase, with amino-acid sequence MLSEPLISTKFPGDIFKLANGLTVIHQHLPATPVVVVDVWVRAGAIVEPDEWCGMAHFLEHMIFKGTQRLVPGAFDQVIERHGGLTNAATSHDYAHFFITTAAQYLDETLPPLADLLLSPAIPDIEFDRERDVVLEEIRSCYDNPDWLGFQALSEIIYQYHPYRRSVLGSEEQLRAHTSEQMRRFHGSHYQPENMTVVIIGGVEQESALNLVNQSFTSFATPGDCPHLTAEAEPPMTEIRRQELYLPRIEQARLFMAWVGPGVDQLKDAYGLDLLSVLLADGRSSRLVRQLREQDRLVQDIGSGFSLQRDSSLFTINAYLEPENLEQVEALICQHLLGLQQKPISSEEMRRCQRLLCNDYVFSTEAAGQIAGLYGYYNTIASAELAVTYPAQIQRLTPVDLMHLAQRYLSPYHYAVTVLKPVSEDLLMGELF